ATTAAATAATTACTGACTTCGGCAACATTCTTGTTAATGTGCTTCTCATTCACTTTAAGCATTTTAAGCTTAAAGTTTCTAGTTTTACCTAAATACTTACGGATTAATAAGATAATTCGGCTTTGCAGTTGAATCAAATCCATAGTTTGTTCGTTTAAGATAGCAAGTATTCGCTCTATCTCATACTCAAATTCTTCATTTTGGCTTAATTCTTCAAAAATTTCCTCTACCTCTTTACTCTCAACCACAAGATCATCACTAATACCCATTAATGCATCTTTTATTTGATCGGCAATTTTTTTGGTATCTTCAGAAAACTGATTATTTGTCATAATCTAATTCATTGTTAAATATAGCTTATTTTTATATCAGCAACTTAATTTCTACTTTTCTATTTAAATAATTATTAAGAGATATTTTTTCTGTATCATAATTATAATTGACTAAAAAAGCTACATTTTCTTTAGAAAATGTAGCTATATTCTATGAATGAGCTGTATTTCTTCTATTATGAAGGAGATTATATTTTGTATTGTATAGATCAACAGATGAATCATCTTCTGACTATTCTTCTATATTACTACTAAACCTTTGTGCTAAATTATTGTTATTTTATTACTCTTAAACTCCTAATTTTGATCTTTAAAAAGATTAGTTAGAATGTTTTAATTCTCTTTATAGTCTTAAAATAACTATAGCTTTTATTTTTGCTCATATTCATTATTAGCTTAACCGGTTCTAATATTTCAAAAACAGATTTTTCTGTTTCTTGCAAATTGAGTACCATGTTAATTATTCGAAACAGTTGTTTTTATAATTTAACTTTAAGGTTAACTCAAAAAAATCAACTTAGCTAAAAAATAAAAATATCACAGTTTAGATATTACAATAGTTAAAACATATTAGAAGATGATTTTTAGACAAGAATAAGTTTTATTTCAATAATTATTTATGATATGAGAACTAACAAAAACTAAATGTAGTTTATATATTAAAAATATTCGATATGAAAATAAACAAATATGAATTACACAAAATTCTAACTTTGTGTATTTAATTTAGTAGTAAGGGAAAATTTTAAAGCATTATTGCTTAGGCTTACCGAAAAATATTGATTAAATAAAAACGTCATTTCTAGATAAAAGTGGAAACCAAGAAAAAAGTGAGGCAGTTTAGTCATATTAGTTTTAAATTAAACCCAATTGTATTTGTGCTTTTGACTGTGGTGACTCCTGTTTTTGCAATTTGCAGGAAGTAACATATGAGCAATGCCCAATGACGTTATCTAAGCATTGCCTATTTGTGATGAGAAATGTGTTTCATCAATACCTAAGTGCTTTAATGCATTATGCCATTTACTTTCAGGATTATCAGCAAAAATAAATTCTTTATTGCAATCCATAACCAGCCATAAGTTTTTTTCTAATTCTTCTTCAAGCTGTCCAGATTTCCATGCGGTATAACCGACAATGAATAAACTATTTTTAGGTCCTTTACCAAAAGCTATATCTTCCGAAATTTCTAAATTAGAGCTTACTGCTAAATCATTATGGAAATCCAATAACAAATTTTTATTATAATCGCTAGAATGAAGAAAAAACCCTTTTTCATGTTCTACTGGTCCACCAAGATATATAGGAACCATAACAGGGTTTATTATTTCATCATTTTTTATTTTAAAAAATGATTTTAAATCTATGTGATTTACTAAACGATTAAAAATTAATCCTATTGCTCCTTCTTCCGTATGTGATAACATATAAATTAATGACTTATGGTAAATGCCCTTTGTAATCACATATGGTGTAGCAACGAGTGTTTTACCGGATAAGTTATGAAAAATTTTATCACTCATAAATTAAACTTTAATTATTATAATTAATATATAAGATATAAATCAAATATATTCAATAGAAGTTAACAATAATGATTACATTTTTTGATATTACTATTTTTGCTATTATTACTATTTGCTCATTTTTTGGGTTATATCAAGGCATAATTGGGTTTTTAACTAGAATACTCAGTTTTATTACTTCTATAATGATAGCATATTTCTTATATCAATATATTGCTGAATTAATTGGGAAATATATGGACAATGAGGTTATAAGAATAATTATTGCCGGTGTTATATCTTATGTTATTTCTTTAATTTTATGTGTTTTTATATTTTATAAATTTCTTGCTATAATTTCGTTTATGAGAAACGGTTTTATTGATAGATTCTTAGGGCTGTTAGTAGGATTTGCCGTAGGTGTTACTATCTCGGTAGTACTATTTTTTATAACAATGATTTTTACTTCTGAAAATTATTTTAAAAGTAAATCTTTAAAAGATTTTATAGTAAGTAGCAAACAGAGCAAATATTCAGGGGTGCTGAAAGTTTCTGTCACCACTGATTATTTAGATAAATTAAGTAAAAATATTATATTTATAATTCCAAACGAGACTTTCAAATCTATTGAAATATTTGAAAATAGAGACTTTAATAATTTTAAAAACTCTCTTAAGAAATCGAATGATTCTAACGATGATGAGGATATCTTTTCTCAAGAATTACAAGATGAGCTTTATAGATTATAAATAAATTGCTATTACATTGCTTGAAAAACACGTTCGATTTCATTCCTGCTTTCGCGAAAATGAAATTATGAGCTATGCAACGAAAACACTCATTCATGGGATCCAGTTTAAAATATTAATATTATAAAGGTGGATACCTGTAGTCAAGCCACGGTATGATAACTGAATGAATTTTTTAACCCACAAAACAAGTACCATAACCCTACCTAAACAATTTATTCCCTTAAATTGCATAAATTTAATATTTAATAGATATTAATTGAGAGTAAATTAATTATTGTATGTAAACTATAATATGCAAGTAAGTTAAGTGGTAAAACTATTAAAAACAACAATTTATAGTGATGAGATCTTATTAAGAAAAAACTTTTTTAAATAAATTTTTATTACTAACAATTAGTATTTGGTCTACTTTCAAGCATAAAAAGCTTTACAGTAGATACTTCTGCCATGGAGGACATGTTTTAATGGAATCAGGGTTTCCTACAGTATAATGGAGGTAATTATGCTCTACAAAATGTCAATAATATTATTTTAACAGAAAATAGATTTTGATATATAAGTATTAGTATAGGTAATATTAATAATCTTTACGGTTATAGTTCAGATGGATTTGTAATTCATGTAAATAATCCACTCGTACAGTTAATATTAATAACCACTAAGCCCAAATGACAGTTCCAGTGTACAGGTTCTGAATTAATTATTACCAGTATGATATTAGTTCTGTTGATTTTTTAGAAATAGCAGGAGGAGGGTACTAAACTCTTTCTTCAAAAACATTACGGTAAATACTACACAATAATATTCTAACGGTATTGCTAGAGGAATAATAAAAATAAAAAACTAATGTTAAAATAATAGTATTTGTCTAATGTAAGTAGATTATTATGAATCAATCACTTTAAAATCCGCATGTTCATTCTTAGAGATATTATGCTGGAAAAAATTCCGTACTAATCGTAGATTCTTCTAAACAAAATATAAATGTTTAATCTGGGATTGTTATTGATAAGCTTGGAAGTATTGAGGATGGTTATGGTAAAATTCAAGTGCAAGGATAACAAGAATACTGTGTGGATATAGGTATAAGAACAAGAATTGCTGAAATGAATATTGAAACCGGCAAGAAAACTACATGTAAAAGGGATGTATAAAAGACAATTAAAGTAGCAGTCAATAGATATTATATTTGAATAAAAAACTTGATATGTATGCTATTGATAACAGACAATGAAAATGCCGGTAATTTTAGAATTTTACAGGTCGTGGTAAAAAATTCAATAAGGATTTCATCGGTAATATTACTATATAAAATGCTAATCAAGGTAAAGTAACTTAATATACATACTCCTGATATTTACAGTGTCGGTGCAGTAAATAAAAGAATAAAGAAGCTAATATTTACAGGTAACCATGTTCCACAATCTGCATAAAAATATTCAAGGGACTCAAGTTAATTTTTGATGTAGGCACCGATTAAATAATGTACCTGTTGCTGTAGCCGCTACAAATATCACAACTACTGTTAATGTTGTACTTTCGCAGATGAAGTGGCGGTCTCGCTCTCTTTTCACGGTTCATAGCGCTAAGTTTGCTCCTGTAGGTCATTAATTATGATACAGGTACAGAAAACTTTAACTTTACCAATTAATGCACAAGTGCAGGTTCAGGCTCAGCAGCAGAGCCTACAAGTTTAAGTAGCAGTTACACCACCAAAGCTGGAACTAGCAAAAATGTTATTTCTAATGTTGCTGTTCCTACTGTATCGTAAGACCTTAAGGTACTGGAAGCACGTCAAGAAGTGATCAGAGAGAAAACATATGGTAAGAACTTGCTCAGGAATTAGTAAATAATAAAGTTGAGCTTAAAGAAGTTGTAAAGTAGCAGTAGTGATGGTACAGCTATAAACGCTAAAACAAAACAAGAGCAATTCGTAGCAAACTTAGTGCAAATCTCACCTAATAAAGAAAAAGAAACGGTATAGCATTTAGCAGAACAAGGAACACTATCTGTAGTGCCTGTTACACATGAATCAGTAACTTCTAACATTAATATCACCCAGGTGGGGTAAGTATGATAGCAGTTGCAGTAGGTGAGAAAACACTATAATTACTAAAAAAGATTATGGTTTGCCGTGTACTTAGATTCATATGAAGAGTCCTAGCGATAAAGGCACAGTAACAGGAGTCAATCTTTATATCAGGGAAAACCGTCTTGGCGGTATAGCTGTATGAACTCTGACTTTAAGTTTAAAGGTTCTAATTATTGGCAGAAAGTGATATTATTTCTTT
The sequence above is a segment of the Rickettsia sp. Oklahoma-10 genome. Coding sequences within it:
- a CDS encoding YqgE/AlgH family protein; its protein translation is MSDKIFHNLSGKTLVATPYVITKGIYHKSLIYMLSHTEEGAIGLIFNRLVNHIDLKSFFKIKNDEIINPVMVPIYLGGPVEHEKGFFLHSSDYNKNLLLDFHNDLAVSSNLEISEDIAFGKGPKNSLFIVGYTAWKSGQLEEELEKNLWLVMDCNKEFIFADNPESKWHNALKHLGIDETHFSSQIGNA
- a CDS encoding CvpA family protein is translated as MITFFDITIFAIITICSFFGLYQGIIGFLTRILSFITSIMIAYFLYQYIAELIGKYMDNEVIRIIIAGVISYVISLILCVFIFYKFLAIISFMRNGFIDRFLGLLVGFAVGVTISVVLFFITMIFTSENYFKSKSLKDFIVSSKQSKYSGVLKVSVTTDYLDKLSKNIIFIIPNETFKSIEIFENRDFNNFKNSLKKSNDSNDDEDIFSQELQDELYRL